DNA sequence from the Pseudodesulfovibrio sp. S3 genome:
GGCCTGGGGCTTTCTGGACGATGACCATATCAACTGGCAACGCCCATTATTCATAATCATTTCGCTGGCTGCCGTGGCGGTCATAACCTACATGCTGTTGTTGACCAAAGAACATGACAAATGGATGATCTCGGGCCTGGGCATGATCGCGGGCGGAGCCATCGGCAATGCCATAGACCGCATCTGGCTCGGTTCGGTCATCGATTTTCTCGACTTTTACGTGGACGCCTATCATTGGCCCGCATTCAATGTGGCGGACAGCGCCTTGACCGTTGGGGCGGGATGCATCATCCTGTCAACGCTCTTGAACCGAAAGAAGGCACAGGGATAACCCCACCGCCACTCTCAAGGAGATAATATATGATCGCAGACTTTTCAGCCCTTACTCCAATGCAATGGACCATTCTGCTGGTTTCCATCGCACTCTGCTTTTCCGTTAGCGCCTGGGCCATCTTGGACGTCTGGAAACGCACCTATGAATCTCCGATGGAAAAAAGCCTCTGGATGCAAATCTGTATTTTTATTCCCATTATTGGCGCTCTGTCGTATCTTTTTCTCGGTAAACAAAGAGGGAGATTATAATTATGAATAAAATATTCAAGTATTTAGCATTAACAATAATCGTCGCCATGTTGTTTTCCATGCTCGGCTGCGCAAGCAAAACCGACATGCAAGCCATACAATATGAACGCCAGCAGGACTTGAGCCGAATCAGGCAGTTGGAGACCGAGCTCTCGGAATCCAAACAACTTCTCCAGGAAAAAATCGAAAAATCCAAC
Encoded proteins:
- the lspA gene encoding signal peptidase II is translated as MLHKYKLTSAWATVTIVLDQITKLWVHNAMEPWTGKEIIPGLFNLVYVLNKGAAWGFLDDDHINWQRPLFIIISLAAVAVITYMLLLTKEHDKWMISGLGMIAGGAIGNAIDRIWLGSVIDFLDFYVDAYHWPAFNVADSALTVGAGCIILSTLLNRKKAQG
- a CDS encoding PLD nuclease N-terminal domain-containing protein, whose product is MIADFSALTPMQWTILLVSIALCFSVSAWAILDVWKRTYESPMEKSLWMQICIFIPIIGALSYLFLGKQRGRL